The following are from one region of the Polaribacter marinaquae genome:
- a CDS encoding cupin domain-containing protein, with the protein MKKYTIQKSPFVVPTTDGKLIEEHFGNATDGNSQISIAHMVAPSKWSEPFQKPEFDEYTYIIKGKKQFIIDGETVILKTGESIKIEKNTRVQYSNPFDEPCEYLAVCLPAFSIDLVNREEN; encoded by the coding sequence ATGAAAAAATACACAATTCAGAAATCTCCGTTTGTTGTACCAACAACAGATGGTAAATTAATAGAAGAACATTTTGGTAATGCAACTGATGGTAATTCTCAAATAAGTATTGCACATATGGTTGCGCCATCTAAATGGAGTGAGCCATTTCAAAAACCAGAATTTGACGAATACACTTATATTATTAAAGGTAAAAAGCAATTTATTATAGATGGAGAAACTGTTATTTTAAAAACAGGCGAGTCTATTAAAATTGAAAAAAATACTAGAGTGCAATATTCAAATCCTTTTGATGAACCTTGTGAATATCTTGCAGTTTGTTTACCTGCATTTTCTATCGATTTAGTAAATCGAGAAGAAAATTAA
- a CDS encoding TIGR02206 family membrane protein, translating into MDFFLKENNDFTPFTNQHLSVVACLIIFGFLLLLFAKSQSKRKQILIGNIFAFSLSFTVILGTIINFYKGNFNYQKDLPLHLCSFMAIIIPVLSLTRKLIYYEILLFLVFAGTLQSLITPDESNYLNFKFFRYWFVHAGLIIFMLYATFIYKMRPTIKSVAKSFLAMQIYMIIMFVLNYFLGSNYFYTNRKPDAETLLDLFGEWPKYIFVVEIIVIPYFLLIYLPFYIAKKRS; encoded by the coding sequence ATGGATTTCTTTTTGAAGGAAAACAATGATTTTACACCTTTTACAAATCAGCACTTAAGTGTAGTCGCTTGTTTAATTATTTTTGGATTTCTTTTACTTTTATTTGCAAAAAGTCAATCTAAAAGAAAACAAATATTAATAGGAAATATATTTGCTTTCAGTCTTTCTTTTACCGTAATACTAGGTACAATTATAAACTTTTATAAAGGAAACTTTAATTATCAAAAAGACTTACCATTACATTTATGTAGTTTTATGGCAATTATTATACCTGTTTTGTCACTTACCAGAAAACTTATATACTACGAAATTCTTCTATTTTTAGTCTTTGCAGGAACTTTACAGTCCTTAATAACACCAGATGAATCTAATTATTTAAATTTTAAGTTTTTTAGATATTGGTTTGTACACGCAGGACTAATCATTTTTATGCTATATGCCACGTTTATATATAAAATGAGACCAACTATAAAAAGTGTAGCAAAATCATTTTTAGCAATGCAAATTTATATGATAATTATGTTTGTATTAAATTATTTCTTAGGTTCTAACTATTTTTACACCAATAGAAAACCAGATGCTGAAACCTTATTAGATTTATTCGGAGAGTGGCCAAAATACATTTTTGTAGTAGAGATTATAGTAATCCCTTACTTTTTACTAATTTATTTACCTTTTTATATCGCAAAAAAAAGGTCTTAA
- a CDS encoding AI-2E family transporter: MNDTIAPKTIRQVFVLLLILVIGILIFKEMMPYLSGVLGAITVYVLLRKWMIILVKRKWHPDVAAIFLMLISFVCILLPVTGLLMMLGSKIGDAVKNSAEVTQALKDIFGKIENRFGYDLAEKINVSEVSTWVTSNLEGFAGGTFNIFIAIGIMYFMLYYMFTNRSELRNSLYQYIPISDKNLKIIGEESQAMVRSNAIGIPLVAIGQGIIALIGFLIFDINDPFFWFIIVTVGSMIPFVGTLIGILPVFILTISTGNNFAAWGILIYGLVVVGSTDNIIRLFVLKKLDNVHPLITLIGVIVGVPLFGFIGLIFGPLLISLFLVIVRIYRKEFGAQRSEENVL; the protein is encoded by the coding sequence ATGAATGATACAATTGCACCCAAAACCATAAGACAAGTATTTGTTTTATTATTAATATTAGTTATAGGTATTTTGATTTTTAAGGAAATGATGCCTTATTTATCGGGCGTTTTAGGTGCTATAACTGTGTATGTCTTGCTAAGAAAATGGATGATTATTTTAGTAAAAAGAAAATGGCATCCAGATGTAGCAGCAATATTTTTAATGTTGATATCATTTGTATGCATTTTATTACCAGTAACAGGTTTATTAATGATGTTGGGCAGTAAAATAGGAGATGCAGTTAAAAATTCTGCAGAAGTTACACAGGCCCTAAAAGATATATTTGGTAAAATAGAAAATAGATTTGGTTATGATTTAGCTGAAAAAATTAATGTATCTGAAGTTTCTACTTGGGTTACAAGCAATTTAGAAGGTTTTGCAGGCGGTACATTTAATATTTTTATAGCAATTGGTATCATGTATTTTATGTTGTATTATATGTTTACCAATAGATCAGAACTTAGAAATTCTTTGTATCAATATATACCAATAAGTGATAAAAATTTAAAAATTATAGGAGAAGAATCTCAAGCAATGGTTCGTTCTAATGCAATTGGTATTCCGTTAGTTGCTATTGGTCAAGGTATAATTGCTCTAATTGGTTTCTTAATATTTGATATTAACGATCCTTTCTTTTGGTTTATAATTGTTACTGTAGGTTCTATGATTCCGTTTGTGGGAACTCTTATAGGAATCTTACCCGTTTTTATTTTAACAATTTCTACAGGAAACAATTTTGCAGCTTGGGGAATTCTAATTTATGGTTTAGTTGTAGTAGGTTCTACAGACAATATTATAAGGCTGTTTGTTTTAAAGAAATTAGATAATGTACATCCGTTAATTACATTAATTGGTGTTATTGTTGGTGTGCCTTTATTCGGATTTATTGGTTTAATTTTTGGACCATTACTAATAAGTTTATTCTTAGTGATAGTAAGAATTTATAGAAAAGAATTTGGTGCACAAAGATCAGAAGAAAATGTACTTTAA
- a CDS encoding YitT family protein: MSIKNVTTYLSEYFQIFVGIVLTSLGLKAFLLPNGFLDGGVTGIALLVRTQVDINMSYLLLVFSIPFLILGYFTVSKRIVIKSIISILGLALFIHLENFQTITNDKLLISIFGGLLVGSGIGIAIRNGSVLDGSEILGVYLNDKFGLSIGKIVLFFNIILFTITAFVVSVEVALYSILTYIIAAKVTDTVIEGFEDFIGVTIVSRKHKIIKKAILEELGVGLTIYKGSSGFGSNGKSEDFDIIHSIINRIDIKKMYRIVQNLDENAFIVEFDVNSVKGGVLRHYINKKKNKKLPII, translated from the coding sequence ATGTCAATTAAAAATGTAACCACTTACCTATCAGAATATTTTCAAATATTTGTTGGAATCGTTTTAACAAGTTTGGGCTTGAAGGCCTTTTTATTACCAAACGGATTTCTAGATGGTGGTGTAACTGGTATTGCACTTTTAGTAAGAACGCAAGTAGACATTAACATGTCTTATCTATTGTTAGTATTCAGTATACCTTTTTTAATATTAGGTTATTTTACAGTTTCGAAAAGAATTGTAATTAAATCTATTATAAGTATTTTAGGCTTAGCCTTGTTTATTCATTTAGAGAACTTTCAAACTATTACCAACGATAAACTGCTAATTTCAATATTTGGTGGTTTATTGGTTGGTTCTGGTATTGGAATAGCGATAAGAAATGGTTCTGTTTTAGATGGATCTGAAATTTTGGGTGTTTACTTAAACGATAAATTCGGATTAAGCATCGGTAAAATTGTATTATTTTTTAACATTATTCTATTCACAATAACAGCTTTTGTGGTCTCTGTAGAAGTTGCTCTCTATTCAATTTTAACATATATAATTGCCGCTAAAGTTACAGATACAGTAATAGAAGGCTTTGAAGATTTTATTGGTGTAACAATAGTTTCTAGAAAACATAAAATTATTAAAAAAGCTATTTTAGAAGAATTGGGTGTAGGTTTAACAATTTACAAAGGATCTTCTGGTTTTGGTAGCAACGGCAAATCAGAAGATTTTGATATAATCCATTCTATAATCAATAGAATAGATATTAAAAAAATGTATCGAATTGTACAAAATTTAGATGAAAATGCATTTATTGTAGAGTTTGATGTAAATAGTGTTAAAGGCGGAGTTTTAAGACATTATATTAACAAGAAAAAAAACAAAAAACTACCAATTATTTAA
- the folD gene encoding bifunctional methylenetetrahydrofolate dehydrogenase/methenyltetrahydrofolate cyclohydrolase FolD: MILLDGKKTSADIKEEIALEVRDLKDKGHKTPHLAAVIVGNDGASITYVNAKVKACERVGFESTLIRLSEETTEEELLNEIAVLNVDNDIDGFIVQLPLPKHIDEQKILMAVDPEKDVDGFHPTNVGKMALNLPTFISATPFGILELLDRYNVETSGKHVVVLGRSHIVGSPMSILLSQKRKVGNATVTMCHSRTKNLKEITLQADIVIAAIGIPEFLKADMVKDNVTVIDVGITRLADSTKKNGFRLVGDVAFEEVSKKSDFITPVPGGVGPMTIAMLLKNTLLACTRKSK, encoded by the coding sequence ATGATTTTATTAGACGGAAAAAAGACATCTGCAGACATTAAAGAAGAAATTGCTTTAGAAGTTAGAGACTTAAAAGACAAAGGCCATAAAACGCCTCATTTAGCTGCGGTAATTGTAGGTAACGACGGTGCTAGTATAACTTATGTAAATGCAAAAGTAAAAGCATGTGAACGTGTTGGCTTTGAATCTACATTAATTAGACTTTCAGAAGAAACTACAGAAGAAGAACTACTTAACGAAATTGCTGTTTTAAATGTAGATAATGATATTGATGGCTTTATTGTACAATTACCATTACCTAAACACATAGACGAGCAAAAAATATTAATGGCAGTAGATCCTGAAAAAGATGTTGATGGATTTCACCCAACTAACGTTGGTAAAATGGCTTTAAACTTACCAACATTTATTTCTGCAACTCCTTTCGGAATTTTAGAATTATTAGATAGATACAACGTAGAAACATCAGGTAAACATGTAGTTGTTTTAGGAAGAAGCCATATTGTTGGTAGTCCAATGAGTATACTTTTATCTCAAAAACGTAAAGTTGGTAATGCAACTGTTACAATGTGCCATAGTAGAACAAAAAATTTAAAAGAAATTACATTACAAGCAGATATTGTAATTGCTGCAATTGGTATTCCAGAATTTTTAAAAGCAGACATGGTTAAAGACAATGTAACTGTGATTGATGTAGGAATTACGCGTTTAGCAGATTCAACTAAAAAAAATGGTTTTAGATTGGTTGGCGATGTTGCTTTTGAAGAAGTTTCTAAAAAATCTGATTTTATAACGCCAGTTCCTGGTGGAGTAGGTCCTATGACAATTGCAATGTTATTAAAAAATACTCTTTTAGCTTGTACTAGAAAATCTAAATAA
- the ffh gene encoding signal recognition particle protein, whose product MFNNLSDKLDKALHTLKGHGKITEVNVAETLKEVRRALLDADVNFKIAKQFTKSVQTKAIGQDVLTTLNPGQLMVKLVKDELTELMGGETVGVNLGGSPTVILMSGLQGSGKTTFSGKLANFLKTKKAKQVLLVGCDVYRPAAINQLQVVGEQIGVEVYAEVGNNNPVEISKNAIQHAKANGKNVVIIDTAGRLAVDEEMMTEISNIHKAITPQETLFVVDSMTGQDAVNTAKAFNDILNFDGVVLTKLDGDTRGGAALSIKSVVDKPIKFIGTGEKMDAIDVFHPDRMADRILGMGDVISLVERAQDQYDEEEARKLQKKIAKNQFGFDDFLNQIQQIKKMGSMKDLMGMIPGAGKAMKDIDIDDDAFKGIEAIIHSMTPSERSTPTTINASRKKRIAKGSGTSVTEVNQLMKQFNQMSKMMKMMQGGGGKKMMQMMKGMK is encoded by the coding sequence ATGTTTAATAATTTAAGCGATAAATTAGATAAAGCCTTACACACCCTTAAAGGACACGGTAAAATTACAGAAGTAAACGTTGCAGAAACTTTAAAAGAAGTTAGAAGAGCGTTATTAGATGCCGATGTTAACTTTAAAATTGCAAAACAATTTACTAAAAGTGTTCAAACAAAAGCAATAGGACAAGATGTATTAACTACATTAAATCCTGGGCAATTAATGGTTAAGTTAGTTAAAGATGAACTAACAGAACTAATGGGTGGTGAAACTGTAGGTGTTAACCTTGGTGGATCACCAACCGTAATTTTAATGTCTGGTTTACAAGGTTCTGGTAAAACAACTTTTTCTGGAAAATTAGCTAACTTCTTAAAAACAAAAAAAGCAAAACAAGTACTTCTTGTTGGTTGTGATGTTTATAGACCTGCAGCAATTAACCAATTACAAGTAGTTGGTGAGCAAATTGGTGTAGAAGTATATGCAGAAGTTGGTAATAACAATCCTGTAGAAATTTCTAAAAACGCTATACAACACGCCAAAGCTAATGGCAAAAATGTTGTAATTATCGATACTGCTGGTCGTTTAGCTGTTGATGAAGAAATGATGACAGAGATCTCTAATATTCATAAAGCAATTACGCCACAAGAAACGCTATTTGTTGTAGATTCTATGACAGGGCAAGATGCAGTTAATACAGCAAAGGCCTTTAATGATATTTTAAATTTTGATGGTGTTGTTCTTACAAAGTTAGATGGTGATACTCGTGGTGGAGCTGCGTTATCGATTAAATCTGTAGTAGACAAACCAATTAAATTTATTGGTACTGGAGAGAAGATGGATGCTATAGACGTTTTTCATCCTGATAGAATGGCAGATAGAATTCTTGGAATGGGAGATGTTATTTCTCTTGTTGAAAGAGCTCAAGATCAATATGATGAAGAGGAAGCTAGAAAATTACAGAAAAAAATTGCAAAAAATCAGTTTGGTTTTGATGATTTCTTAAATCAGATTCAGCAAATAAAGAAAATGGGAAGCATGAAAGACCTTATGGGTATGATTCCTGGTGCTGGTAAAGCAATGAAAGATATTGATATTGATGATGATGCTTTTAAAGGTATTGAAGCAATTATACATTCTATGACACCTTCAGAAAGAAGCACACCAACAACTATTAATGCTAGTCGTAAGAAAAGAATAGCTAAAGGTTCTGGTACATCGGTTACAGAAGTAAATCAATTGATGAAGCAATTTAATCAAATGAGCAAGATGATGAAAATGATGCAAGGTGGTGGTGGCAAAAAAATGATGCAAATGATGAAGGGAATGAAATAA
- a CDS encoding DinB family protein produces the protein MNKKEIIELLQTNHDILIDWLEKQPKEIWEKGPSDKWTTGQHVLHLVNSFQLLNKALNFPRFFLKHKFGLCNRETRDYDTVVKNYQNKLKGNEDKARKFNSKLKKPSLKSRKKILRKLSLSNKKLQNKVRRRSDLNLDRLVIPHPLMGKMTIREIVMWSAYHLEHHTTIFSEKYENL, from the coding sequence ATGAATAAAAAAGAAATAATAGAATTGTTACAAACTAATCATGATATTTTAATCGATTGGTTAGAAAAACAACCCAAAGAAATTTGGGAAAAAGGTCCTTCTGATAAATGGACTACTGGGCAGCATGTTCTGCATCTGGTTAACAGTTTTCAATTATTAAACAAAGCTTTAAACTTTCCGAGATTCTTTTTAAAACACAAATTTGGTTTGTGCAACAGAGAAACAAGAGATTACGATACGGTTGTTAAGAATTATCAAAATAAATTAAAAGGCAATGAAGATAAGGCGAGAAAATTTAATAGTAAATTAAAAAAACCTTCTTTAAAAAGTAGAAAAAAAATACTTCGTAAATTGTCTTTATCTAATAAAAAACTTCAAAATAAAGTTAGAAGAAGAAGTGATTTAAATTTAGACCGATTGGTTATTCCACATCCTTTAATGGGTAAAATGACTATTAGAGAAATTGTTATGTGGTCTGCATATCATTTAGAACATCACACTACTATTTTTTCAGAAAAATATGAAAACTTATAA
- the msrB gene encoding peptide-methionine (R)-S-oxide reductase MsrB — MNKIFSLIIIFSFFSCAGNAQKKSDKAKTYKISKTDAQWKKELTEQQYYVLRQAGTERPHSSELNKIKTPGTFVCAACKTPLYETKHKFISGTGWPSFDRAVKGNVELDVDYKIGYARTELKCNTCGGHLGHSFDDGPQETTGKRHCINGVALEFIPKQK; from the coding sequence ATGAATAAAATATTTTCATTAATTATTATTTTCTCTTTCTTTAGTTGTGCTGGTAATGCTCAGAAAAAATCTGATAAAGCCAAAACGTACAAAATCTCAAAAACAGATGCACAATGGAAAAAAGAACTAACAGAACAACAATATTATGTGCTTAGGCAAGCAGGCACAGAAAGACCACATTCTAGTGAATTAAATAAAATAAAAACGCCAGGAACATTTGTATGTGCTGCATGTAAAACACCTTTATACGAAACAAAACATAAATTTATTTCTGGAACAGGATGGCCATCTTTTGATAGAGCAGTTAAAGGAAACGTAGAATTAGATGTAGATTATAAAATTGGTTATGCAAGAACAGAACTTAAATGTAATACTTGTGGTGGCCATTTAGGGCATTCTTTTGATGATGGGCCACAAGAAACCACAGGAAAACGTCATTGTATTAACGGAGTTGCTTTAGAATTTATTCCGAAACAAAAATAA
- a CDS encoding M48 family metallopeptidase: MKKIAILLFTVILFSECSKVPITGRSRVNFVSDSQVLPASFAQYQGFLEENKLSTNRTMTNQVKSVGTNIAAAVDRFMRANNMTSEAEAYRWEFNLVEDNTVNAWCMPGGKVVFYTGIMPICKNVDGVAAVMGHEVAHAFAKHGQERMSQGQLQQIGGLAVALGTSGKDAKTQQLWNTAFGIGSGLGVLKFSRVHEQEADRLGLVFMIMAGYDGTEAAEVWVRMSQKSGGSSQPEILSTHPSNESRIQDLKTYLPTARKYAAKFNVAAK; this comes from the coding sequence ATGAAGAAAATAGCCATTTTATTATTTACTGTTATTCTTTTTTCAGAATGTAGTAAAGTTCCTATTACAGGTAGAAGTAGAGTTAATTTTGTAAGTGATTCACAAGTTTTACCTGCAAGTTTTGCACAATATCAAGGTTTTTTAGAAGAAAATAAACTTTCTACAAATAGAACCATGACTAATCAAGTAAAAAGTGTTGGTACAAATATTGCAGCTGCTGTAGATCGATTTATGAGAGCCAATAATATGACTAGTGAAGCAGAAGCTTATAGATGGGAATTTAATTTAGTAGAAGACAATACGGTAAACGCTTGGTGTATGCCAGGAGGGAAAGTGGTTTTTTATACTGGTATAATGCCAATTTGTAAAAATGTTGATGGAGTAGCAGCAGTTATGGGGCACGAGGTTGCACATGCATTTGCTAAACATGGCCAAGAAAGAATGTCTCAAGGACAATTACAACAAATCGGAGGATTAGCTGTGGCTTTAGGTACTTCTGGTAAAGATGCAAAAACACAACAATTATGGAATACTGCTTTTGGAATAGGTTCTGGTTTAGGAGTTTTAAAGTTTAGTAGAGTTCACGAACAAGAGGCAGATAGATTAGGATTGGTATTTATGATTATGGCTGGTTATGATGGTACAGAAGCTGCAGAAGTTTGGGTAAGAATGAGCCAGAAATCTGGCGGAAGCTCTCAACCAGAAATTTTAAGTACACACCCTTCTAACGAATCTAGAATTCAAGATTTAAAAACGTATTTACCTACCGCAAGAAAGTATGCAGCTAAATTTAATGTAGCCGCAAAATAA
- a CDS encoding MFS transporter, whose protein sequence is MLKIGDKKLINAWAFYDWANSVYSLVISTAVFPLFYSAITKDEIVTFLGMKWDYPDTLYSYALSFSFLVVAFMSPILSAIADYTGNKLKFMKFFCWLGGLSVISMYFFKDLNTAWIGIICTILASIGFWSSIVFYNSYLPEVAHPEQQDAASAKGFIHGYIGSIILLLICLGMILAPNTFGFDTSISETILSSGNSLEIEKAIEDAKNAASLKAMRISFVMVGLWWIGFAQITFKKLPNNIYNRKPEKDFIWKGFKELKKVWIELKGYPTLRNFLIAFFLLSVGVQTIILLATIFGSSELGLGTTNLIVTVLLIQFVAILGAWVFSNVSKKLGNFMAIKITIFIWILVCFSAFMLEKELKNVEIYFYALGGLLGLVLGAIQSLTRSTYSKLLPKTQDNATYFSFYDVTEKIAIVLGTFVFGFLIYLTDSMQWSVLSLALFFVAALIVLSTLKRTEHVH, encoded by the coding sequence ATGTTAAAAATAGGAGATAAAAAATTAATTAATGCTTGGGCTTTTTATGATTGGGCAAACTCTGTGTATTCTTTAGTTATTAGTACTGCTGTTTTCCCTTTATTTTATAGCGCCATAACAAAAGATGAAATTGTAACATTTTTAGGCATGAAATGGGATTACCCAGATACTTTATACAGTTACGCTTTATCTTTTTCTTTTTTAGTTGTTGCATTTATGTCTCCAATTTTATCTGCTATTGCAGATTATACGGGTAACAAACTTAAGTTTATGAAATTCTTTTGTTGGCTTGGTGGTTTGTCTGTAATTTCTATGTATTTCTTTAAAGATTTAAACACCGCTTGGATAGGTATTATTTGTACAATTTTAGCAAGTATTGGTTTTTGGTCTAGTATTGTTTTTTACAATTCTTATTTACCAGAAGTTGCGCATCCAGAACAACAAGATGCTGCAAGTGCTAAAGGTTTTATTCATGGTTATATTGGTTCTATAATTTTACTTTTAATTTGTTTAGGAATGATTTTAGCACCTAATACTTTTGGTTTTGATACCAGTATTTCTGAGACTATATTATCTTCTGGTAACAGTTTAGAAATTGAAAAAGCTATAGAAGATGCTAAAAATGCAGCATCATTAAAGGCCATGAGAATATCTTTTGTTATGGTGGGCTTATGGTGGATTGGTTTTGCACAAATAACATTTAAAAAATTGCCAAACAATATTTACAATAGAAAACCAGAAAAAGATTTTATTTGGAAGGGTTTTAAAGAACTAAAAAAAGTTTGGATAGAATTAAAAGGATATCCAACCTTAAGAAACTTTTTAATTGCTTTCTTTTTACTGAGTGTTGGTGTACAAACAATTATTTTATTAGCAACAATTTTTGGTTCATCAGAATTAGGTTTAGGTACTACAAATTTAATTGTAACGGTATTACTTATTCAGTTTGTTGCTATTTTAGGTGCTTGGGTTTTTTCTAACGTTTCTAAAAAATTAGGAAATTTTATGGCAATAAAAATCACTATTTTCATATGGATTTTAGTTTGTTTTTCTGCTTTTATGCTAGAAAAAGAATTAAAAAATGTAGAAATTTATTTTTATGCTTTAGGCGGATTATTAGGTTTGGTGTTAGGTGCAATTCAATCTTTAACAAGATCTACATATTCTAAACTTTTACCAAAAACTCAAGACAATGCAACGTATTTTAGTTTTTATGATGTTACAGAAAAGATAGCAATTGTATTAGGAACTTTTGTATTCGGATTCTTAATCTATTTAACAGACTCTATGCAATGGAGTGTTCTTTCTTTGGCTTTGTTTTTTGTAGCTGCTTTAATTGTATTAAGTACTTTAAAAAGAACGGAACACGTACATTAA